The Candidatus Nitrosocosmicus franklandus genome contains a region encoding:
- a CDS encoding DedA family protein: MEIINIITSIVSSYGYLGLFIAAFAETIFPPIPSEVIFPLAGFVGFRSNFTYLETFLMAVSGAVGATIGAVLIYFISLKIGRIAIVKLGKYVFVSEEKIETAEKWFEKYGIYAVFLGRMAPGVRELISVPAGIARMPIVKFTIFTFLGSLVWSTVLVFSGYLLGNSWSELSDSLSDYFPLLSILTTAIFVSVVIFYLIRKKKKRKGSIDT, translated from the coding sequence GTGGAAATCATTAACATTATCACCTCTATTGTATCATCTTACGGTTACCTAGGACTTTTTATAGCAGCATTTGCTGAAACTATTTTTCCACCTATACCAAGTGAAGTTATTTTTCCTTTGGCCGGTTTTGTTGGATTTAGATCTAATTTTACGTATTTAGAAACCTTCTTAATGGCTGTAAGCGGAGCAGTAGGGGCGACCATAGGGGCCGTGTTGATATATTTTATCTCATTAAAGATTGGTAGGATAGCCATAGTGAAATTAGGAAAATATGTATTTGTGAGTGAGGAAAAAATAGAAACAGCTGAAAAATGGTTTGAGAAATACGGTATTTATGCTGTTTTTTTAGGCAGAATGGCTCCTGGGGTTCGTGAATTAATCAGTGTTCCTGCAGGGATTGCCAGAATGCCTATCGTCAAGTTTACTATATTTACATTTCTTGGTTCCTTGGTTTGGAGCACCGTGTTGGTTTTTTCTGGATACCTTTTAGGGAACTCCTGGAGCGAATTGTCCGATTCATTATCGGACTATTTTCCGCTTTTGTCTATACTTACTACTGCAATTTTTGTAAGCGTTGTTATTTTTTATTTGATAAGAAAAAAGAAGAAACGAAAAGGATCAA
- a CDS encoding CBS domain-containing protein, whose product MLPHLDYIKQARLKLGVTQKKLATLCGISTSMVNQIESGRCKPSYDTAKRIFEILLSMESDASIKAGNICNRNLITIQSEESLSAAIIKMRDHSISQMPVFNGGKLVGILTEDDLARIMIENTDKDIHLVKVGAVMDPPPPLVDESTPAKALVSLVRFAKCVLVSEKGNVIGIITLTDTLKIVERS is encoded by the coding sequence ATGCTGCCTCATCTTGACTATATTAAGCAAGCTAGGCTTAAGTTGGGTGTAACTCAAAAGAAATTGGCTACACTCTGTGGGATAAGTACTTCAATGGTGAATCAAATTGAATCTGGTAGATGTAAACCAAGCTATGATACTGCAAAGCGTATATTTGAGATATTATTATCGATGGAATCCGATGCTTCTATTAAAGCTGGAAATATCTGTAATAGAAATCTAATTACAATCCAAAGTGAAGAGTCACTAAGTGCTGCTATTATAAAAATGCGCGATCATAGTATCAGTCAAATGCCGGTATTTAACGGTGGCAAGTTAGTAGGTATTTTGACAGAAGATGATTTAGCAAGAATAATGATAGAAAATACTGATAAGGATATTCACTTAGTCAAGGTGGGTGCTGTAATGGACCCACCGCCACCACTTGTAGATGAATCTACTCCTGCTAAAGCTTTAGTCTCATTAGTAAGGTTTGCAAAATGCGTATTAGTTAGTGAAAAGGGTAATGTAATAGGCATAATTACCCTTACAGACACCTTGAAGATTGTCGAACGCAGTTAA